A genomic stretch from Haemophilus parainfluenzae ATCC 33392 includes:
- the typA gene encoding translational GTPase TypA: MKNDIDINKLRNIAIIAHVDHGKTTLVDKLLQQSGTFESTRGDVDERVMDSNDLEKERGITILAKNTAINWNGYRINIVDTPGHADFGGEVERVLSMVDSVLLVVDAFDGPMPQTRFVTQKAFAHGLKPIVVINKVDRPGARPDWVVDQVFDLFVNLGATDEQLDFPIIYASALNGVAGLEHEDLAEDMTPLFEAIVQHVEPPKVELDAPFQMQISQLDYNSYVGVIGIGRIKRGSIKPNQPVTIIDGEGKTRQGRVGQVLGHLGLQRYEEDVAYAGDIIAITGLGELNISDTICDINAVEALPSLTVDEPTVTMFFCVNTSPFAGQEGKYVTSRQILERLNKELVHNVALRVEETPNPDEFRVSGRGELHLSVLIENMRREGYELAVSRPKVIYREINGKKQEPYEQVTIDVEEQHQGSVMEALGIRKGEVRDMMPDGKGRVRLEYIIPSRGLIGFRGEFMTMTSGTGLLYSSFDHYDDIKPGEIGQRKNGVLISNATGKALAYALFGLQERGKLMIEANVEVYEGQIIGIHSRTNDLTVNCLQGKKLTNMRASGKDDAIVLTTPVKFTLEQAIEFIDDDELVEVTPESIRIRKKLLTENDRKRANRTTTSTSTH, encoded by the coding sequence ATGAAAAACGACATTGATATTAATAAATTGCGCAATATTGCAATTATCGCTCACGTTGACCATGGTAAAACCACCCTCGTTGACAAACTTCTTCAACAATCCGGTACATTTGAATCAACTCGTGGTGATGTTGATGAACGCGTAATGGACTCAAACGATCTTGAAAAAGAACGTGGTATTACCATTCTTGCAAAAAATACCGCAATTAACTGGAATGGTTATCGCATTAACATCGTAGATACCCCAGGACACGCCGACTTCGGTGGTGAAGTAGAACGTGTACTTTCTATGGTGGACTCTGTACTTTTAGTGGTAGATGCCTTTGACGGCCCAATGCCACAAACGCGTTTCGTGACACAAAAAGCCTTTGCTCATGGTTTAAAACCAATCGTAGTTATCAACAAAGTTGACCGTCCAGGCGCACGTCCTGATTGGGTGGTGGATCAAGTATTCGATTTATTCGTTAATCTTGGTGCAACCGATGAGCAATTAGACTTCCCGATTATCTATGCATCTGCATTAAATGGTGTAGCAGGTCTTGAACATGAAGATTTAGCGGAAGATATGACGCCGTTATTTGAAGCGATTGTTCAACACGTTGAACCACCAAAAGTGGAACTTGATGCGCCATTCCAAATGCAAATTTCCCAATTAGACTATAACAGCTATGTGGGTGTTATTGGTATCGGTCGTATCAAACGTGGTTCAATCAAACCAAATCAACCTGTGACGATCATTGATGGTGAAGGTAAAACTCGCCAAGGCCGTGTTGGTCAAGTCTTAGGCCACCTTGGTTTACAACGTTATGAAGAAGATGTTGCTTACGCAGGCGATATCATCGCGATTACTGGTTTAGGTGAATTAAATATCTCGGACACTATTTGTGATATCAACGCCGTTGAAGCCTTACCTTCATTAACCGTTGATGAACCAACCGTAACCATGTTCTTCTGTGTAAATACTTCACCGTTTGCGGGTCAAGAAGGTAAATATGTAACTTCTCGTCAAATTCTTGAACGCTTAAACAAAGAACTCGTTCACAACGTGGCATTACGCGTAGAAGAAACTCCAAACCCAGATGAATTCCGTGTTTCTGGCCGTGGTGAATTACACCTTTCTGTATTAATTGAAAACATGCGTCGCGAAGGTTATGAACTTGCGGTGTCTCGTCCTAAAGTAATCTACCGTGAAATCAACGGCAAAAAACAAGAGCCTTACGAACAAGTGACTATCGACGTAGAAGAACAACACCAAGGTTCAGTCATGGAAGCATTAGGTATCCGTAAAGGTGAAGTTCGCGATATGATGCCAGATGGTAAAGGTCGTGTTCGTTTAGAATATATCATCCCTAGCCGTGGCTTGATCGGTTTCCGTGGTGAATTCATGACCATGACATCTGGTACCGGTTTACTTTACTCTAGTTTCGATCACTACGATGACATCAAACCAGGTGAAATTGGCCAACGTAAAAACGGTGTATTAATTTCTAATGCAACTGGTAAAGCATTAGCCTATGCACTATTTGGTTTACAAGAGCGTGGTAAATTAATGATCGAAGCTAACGTAGAGGTTTACGAAGGTCAAATCATCGGTATTCACAGCCGCACAAATGACTTAACCGTAAACTGTTTACAAGGTAAAAAACTCACCAATATGCGTGCATCAGGTAAAGATGATGCCATCGTCTTAACTACGCCGGTGAAATTTACACTTGAACAAGCTATCGAGTTTATCGATGATGACGAGTTAGTGGAAGTCACACCTGAATCGATCCGTATCCGTAAAAAACTCTTAACGGAAAACGATCGTAAACGTGCAAACCGTACGACAACCAGTACGAGTACACACTAA